The following proteins come from a genomic window of Alphaproteobacteria bacterium:
- a CDS encoding 2OG-Fe(II) oxygenase has protein sequence MYLQLKNIMTDEMCKKLIQIYQNKHRVGRINKQVFEFFTRWNKDVDMWIKDYLNAQVIPLAKEKWNFNKDHFTNIKVREYPTGTFYEPHVDFHHPQPSRIYLSFSIALNSEFEGGEFVLEGDKKFPIKKGNGLLFQGTDVHEVLPITSGQRISIIGHLIAEK, from the coding sequence ATGTATCTCCAATTAAAAAATATTATGACAGACGAGATGTGTAAAAAGCTCATTCAAATTTATCAAAATAAACATCGTGTAGGAAGAATTAACAAGCAAGTATTTGAGTTTTTTACGCGATGGAACAAAGATGTTGATATGTGGATTAAAGATTATTTGAACGCGCAAGTCATCCCCCTAGCAAAAGAAAAATGGAATTTTAATAAAGACCATTTCACAAACATAAAAGTAAGAGAATATCCAACCGGAACCTTTTATGAACCTCATGTGGATTTCCATCATCCTCAACCTTCCAGAATTTACTTGAGCTTTTCTATTGCCTTAAATAGCGAGTTTGAAGGCGGTGAATTTGTATTAGAAGGTGATAAAAAATTCCCAATTAAAAAAGGTAATGGTCTTTTGTTTCAAGGAACTGATGTTCATGAAGTACTGCCTATCACCTCTGGTCAACGTATCTCTATTATTGGCCACTTGATTGCCGAGAAATAA
- a CDS encoding MCE family protein, with protein MDPRVNVKLIGASVMFILCIVGALLFFVHKNKYEQCSEVYQVHFAQPITGLRKGDTIVYNGINAGRVMGMKPNFKTLKGAIVTICLDKAYILKSDAFAIIEPKSITGGLLIHIYPGSIEADMLKREKGIIPSIPGRSSRMEQMLESMPKILASLEQTIKKIEALFSAESVDSIGKTFQSVEIIADKLKKSIQKNEATINIMFSEVPLKFAQFLDKGNSIFNQLEKTLNSIEKSPRRFLYQDASQGVKLP; from the coding sequence ATGGATCCAAGAGTTAATGTAAAACTAATTGGCGCAAGCGTTATGTTTATTTTGTGCATTGTTGGTGCGCTTTTATTTTTTGTGCATAAAAACAAATATGAGCAATGCTCAGAAGTCTATCAAGTTCATTTTGCACAACCTATTACTGGTTTAAGAAAAGGCGATACTATTGTATATAACGGTATCAATGCAGGTCGTGTGATGGGTATGAAACCAAACTTCAAAACATTGAAGGGCGCAATTGTTACAATTTGCTTAGATAAAGCCTATATTTTAAAGTCTGACGCATTTGCGATTATTGAGCCAAAAAGCATTACAGGCGGTTTGCTGATTCATATTTATCCTGGAAGCATAGAAGCGGATATGTTAAAACGTGAAAAAGGTATTATCCCAAGTATTCCAGGACGATCATCACGTATGGAGCAAATGTTAGAGTCTATGCCAAAAATTCTAGCCTCTTTGGAACAAACAATTAAAAAGATAGAAGCACTTTTTTCTGCAGAGTCTGTAGATAGCATTGGAAAAACATTTCAATCTGTTGAGATTATTGCTGATAAACTCAAAAAGTCGATTCAAAAAAATGAAGCAACGATTAATATTATGTTCTCTGAAGTGCCTTTGAAATTTGCACAATTCTTAGATAAAGGGAACAGTATATTCAACCAACTTGAAAAAACGTTAAATTCTATTGAGAAAAGCCCAAGACGGTTTTTGTATCAAGATGCATCTCAAGGGGTGAAACTACCGTAG
- a CDS encoding MucR family transcriptional regulator, whose amino-acid sequence MSEKLSPAELLKVTADFAGSYITGKPLSVEEVQDVFDQMHKFFKSRNDNIYVLKTGPLVPAVPVEESVHADYIVCLEDGKKLQMLKRHLKTVYNMTPQEYRDRWSLPQDYPMVAPSYAEKRSQIAYNVGLGTEKTRKSKKRKVS is encoded by the coding sequence ATGAGCGAGAAATTATCACCAGCAGAGTTGTTGAAAGTGACAGCGGATTTTGCGGGGTCGTATATTACAGGAAAACCTCTGTCTGTTGAAGAGGTTCAAGATGTATTCGATCAAATGCATAAGTTTTTTAAAAGCAGAAATGATAACATATATGTATTGAAAACTGGCCCTTTGGTTCCAGCTGTTCCAGTTGAAGAATCTGTGCATGCAGATTATATCGTGTGTCTTGAAGATGGAAAAAAACTTCAAATGTTGAAGCGTCATCTTAAGACAGTTTATAACATGACACCACAAGAGTATCGTGATCGTTGGAGTTTGCCGCAGGACTATCCTATGGTTGCGCCAAGTTATGCAGAGAAGCGCAGTCAAATCGCTTACAATGTAGGTCTTGGCACAGAGAAGACAAGAAAAAGCAAAAAGAGAAAAGTTTCTTAA
- a CDS encoding Fis family transcriptional regulator, protein MKHKNLPNILKDYLSEFLEDNHEHVSDLHRICVSEIERLLIEATMQNTDGNQVQAAKILGLNRNTLRRKIIEYNIKIKVSKAS, encoded by the coding sequence ATGAAGCATAAAAATTTACCTAACATCTTAAAAGACTATTTAAGTGAATTTCTTGAAGATAATCATGAGCATGTATCTGATTTACACCGTATTTGTGTTTCTGAAATTGAACGCCTATTGATTGAAGCTACAATGCAAAATACAGATGGAAATCAAGTGCAAGCTGCTAAAATTTTGGGATTAAATCGCAATACGCTTCGCAGAAAGATTATTGAGTATAACATTAAGATAAAAGTTTCTAAGGCATCTTAA
- a CDS encoding ATP-binding cassette domain-containing protein produces the protein MESVITVKGLTTKFGKQVVHSNLNLTIYRDEILSLVGASGSGKSVLFSYLTQLKHIQKGQIVYAPDIKNSNAILFQTGGLISSLSVIENVMLPLVETQNMDPKNAYKIAKKLLNRFKIVDHDFEKYPSNISGGMVKRVGIARALVISPKILFLDEPTSGLDPVSAQEFDDIILDIKKDFELTCVIVTHDLHSIYNLSDRVAVIIDKKIVEGSLDNIIENPHPWIQSYFNGKRGRQIRGLNGSKS, from the coding sequence TTGGAATCTGTTATTACAGTTAAAGGACTAACTACAAAGTTCGGCAAACAAGTCGTTCATTCCAATCTCAATCTCACCATTTATCGTGATGAAATTTTGTCATTGGTTGGCGCATCTGGTTCAGGCAAAAGCGTTTTGTTTTCTTATTTGACACAGCTCAAACATATACAAAAAGGACAAATTGTTTATGCGCCAGATATCAAAAACAGCAATGCGATTTTGTTTCAAACGGGCGGTCTGATTTCATCTTTATCTGTGATTGAAAATGTTATGTTGCCGCTGGTTGAAACACAAAATATGGATCCTAAAAACGCATACAAAATAGCTAAAAAGCTACTCAATCGCTTCAAGATTGTGGATCATGATTTTGAAAAATATCCATCAAATATTTCTGGTGGTATGGTAAAACGTGTAGGAATTGCAAGAGCGCTTGTCATTAGCCCAAAAATCTTGTTTTTGGATGAGCCGACTTCTGGTTTAGACCCTGTATCTGCGCAAGAATTTGATGATATTATCCTAGATATCAAAAAAGACTTTGAATTAACATGTGTTATCGTGACACACGACCTTCACAGCATCTATAATTTATCAGATAGGGTTGCTGTTATCATCGACAAAAAAATTGTTGAAGGTAGTTTAGATAACATTATTGAAAACCCTCACCCATGGATACAAAGCTATTTCAATGGGAAACGAGGCAGACAAATAAGAGGACTCAATGGATCCAAGAGTTAA
- a CDS encoding ABC transporter permease, translated as MHKILKLGLWIGIIFLYFPILLLILFSFNEAHYPVVWTGFSLKWYQQLFSDKQLFHCLINSLKIATISATISTILGTLAAINIVKSRKNLLKHLLMMPLSTPEVIIGLSLLLFIVGIRKITGGPTYGMQTIIMGHITLTVGYTLVIIHARLKTFDAHLEEAASNLGATPLQTFYYVTLPIIMPALASGWFLSFALSLDDVVLASFLSGPGVTTLPMLVFSSIRMGITPKLNALATIITACVLLAVVIFSVKKFKN; from the coding sequence ATGCATAAAATATTAAAACTTGGCTTATGGATTGGGATTATATTTTTGTATTTTCCGATCCTGTTGCTCATTTTATTTTCATTCAATGAAGCGCATTATCCGGTCGTTTGGACAGGATTTTCTTTGAAGTGGTACCAACAATTATTTTCCGATAAACAGCTTTTTCATTGTCTTATTAATAGCTTAAAAATTGCTACTATATCAGCCACCATATCAACTATCCTTGGAACGCTTGCCGCAATCAATATTGTGAAGTCCCGCAAAAACCTGCTTAAACACCTTCTAATGATGCCTCTTTCTACGCCTGAAGTAATCATTGGTCTATCGCTTTTATTATTCATTGTAGGAATACGCAAAATAACAGGTGGGCCTACCTATGGTATGCAAACTATTATTATGGGGCATATCACGCTTACTGTTGGCTATACACTGGTTATTATTCATGCACGACTTAAAACATTTGATGCACACTTGGAAGAAGCAGCATCAAATCTTGGCGCCACACCTCTGCAAACTTTTTATTATGTCACCTTGCCTATTATTATGCCTGCGCTTGCTTCAGGGTGGTTTTTAAGCTTTGCCTTATCTTTGGATGATGTTGTATTAGCAAGTTTTCTATCTGGTCCAGGTGTAACCACTCTTCCTATGCTGGTTTTTTCAAGCATTCGTATGGGTATCACACCAAAACTCAATGCTTTAGCAACAATCATTACCGCATGCGTTTTATTGGCTGTTGTGATTTTTTCTGTGAAAAAATTCAAAAATTAA
- a CDS encoding DUF167 domain-containing protein, giving the protein MFFHEKNGSVIFYLQVVPNAAQTCIVGVVAKYDKMAFKLHSKEPPERGKANKEIIEYLSSLLDMPKSHVVIDKGETEKFKKIKVLNAKQVDVQKAFQGLGFL; this is encoded by the coding sequence ATGTTTTTTCATGAAAAGAATGGGAGTGTTATTTTTTATCTGCAAGTTGTTCCCAACGCTGCCCAAACATGCATTGTTGGCGTTGTGGCTAAGTACGATAAAATGGCGTTCAAACTTCACAGCAAAGAACCTCCAGAGCGTGGAAAAGCAAATAAAGAGATTATCGAGTATCTAAGTTCTTTACTTGATATGCCCAAAAGTCATGTTGTGATTGACAAGGGTGAAACAGAGAAGTTCAAAAAGATTAAAGTTTTGAATGCAAAGCAGGTGGATGTGCAGAAGGCGTTTCAGGGGTTGGGCTTTCTTTAG
- a CDS encoding AAA family ATPase, with translation MLTERQLNTCEKLLENRDQLSPFLIFYGEQGCGKTLAAKTFTASILDVAVDALDQTPMQNYKYINFDQEEIKLEILPLIRDFLEHKNDKYKILVIDNADNLNISTSNSLLKLFEKYYQKTFVILIVHNIHKFPKTLRSRFFEIPFEHEITKDNELTEHTQGNQELLVWVEKKGGLNFIHNLKRLMLTQYTTAEHEDFVQKYKKDYAYVLMLMRIILYVEKKVMAFLDLNKFILRSHNTHIPMEDYIYMGFLLSRTNDPSPRHSE, from the coding sequence ATGCTCACAGAACGTCAATTAAATACCTGCGAAAAACTTTTAGAGAACCGAGATCAACTCTCTCCATTTTTAATTTTTTACGGAGAGCAAGGTTGCGGGAAAACATTGGCAGCTAAAACATTTACTGCCTCTATTCTAGATGTCGCAGTTGATGCATTAGATCAAACACCAATGCAAAATTACAAATACATCAACTTTGATCAAGAAGAAATAAAGCTAGAAATCCTACCACTTATCCGTGACTTTTTAGAACACAAAAACGATAAATATAAAATTTTGGTCATTGATAACGCCGATAATTTAAACATCAGCACATCTAACAGCTTGCTAAAACTGTTTGAAAAATACTATCAAAAAACGTTTGTGATTCTCATTGTTCATAATATCCATAAATTTCCCAAAACTCTACGCTCAAGATTTTTTGAGATTCCATTCGAGCATGAAATCACGAAAGATAACGAATTAACCGAACACACACAAGGCAACCAAGAGTTATTGGTATGGGTCGAGAAAAAAGGTGGGCTGAACTTTATTCACAATCTAAAGCGCCTTATGTTAACGCAATACACGACTGCTGAACATGAAGATTTTGTTCAGAAATACAAAAAAGACTATGCTTATGTTCTTATGCTTATGCGCATTATTTTGTATGTTGAAAAAAAAGTAATGGCATTTTTGGATTTAAATAAGTTTATTTTGAGATCACATAACACGCATATTCCTATGGAGGATTATATTTATATGGGATTTTTATTGAGTCGGACAAACGATCCGTCACCCCGTCATTCTGAATAA
- the priA gene encoding primosomal protein N': protein MSLSESSVILSEHSERRTSLQQTPKDPSAAPQDDRASCHIEVCVPVFLKKTLTYNVSGCVQVGQVVEISIKDKTYLGVVWEIHKTHRTGFKVKDVLRVHDITLPKTCLDFVKWVAGYTMTPVGMILKMMLPVKNIRHPESAVDLAKVDRHDDVLKLSQQQTQALQTIEQHLYKKPILLDGVTGSGKTEVYLALCQKLLAKNKQILILLPEIGLTEQVIERIAKNLNIKPFVWHSKITPAKKEKIFINAVAGVPGIYIGARSALFLPYKNLDLIVVDEEHDGSYKQDEKIMYHARDMAVVRANIEKIGILLCSATPSIETVVNVQNGKYEAVKLGSRYGKSALPDIELVDMKDTKDFMSSRLKELIQKGLDQKEQTLLFMNRRGYAPILLCKSCGYKKNCPFCSTHLVLHKAQNKIMCHYCGFNEDYNEPKCKNCPHIELEPFGLGIERICDEVEKIFPHARVLCVASDQITSASKLNEVRRKILDHEVDIIVGTQILAKGHHFPSLTLVGVLDADMGLHGIDLRSTEKTYQMLHQVAGRCGREEKKGHVVIQTYSADHPAIMALAAHDRDAFEEYEIEDRKLSSMPPFSQLATITLSGKNFQKVKETIFKLYEACPVNSDIKAFKPAPAPIRRLKMMFRYRILVHSNHPSPHALQQFIHGWLSKQTIPGSLKLLIDINPWNFM, encoded by the coding sequence TTGTCTTTGTCTGAAAGTTCTGTCATCCTGAGTGAGCATAGCGAACGAAGGACCTCCCTACAACAAACTCCAAAAGATCCTTCGGCTGCGCCTCAGGATGACAGAGCGTCATGTCATATAGAAGTTTGTGTTCCTGTGTTTCTCAAAAAAACACTTACTTATAATGTAAGTGGATGTGTTCAAGTGGGACAGGTTGTTGAGATTTCGATCAAAGATAAAACCTACTTAGGCGTTGTGTGGGAAATTCATAAAACGCATAGAACAGGATTTAAAGTTAAAGATGTATTGCGTGTGCATGATATTACGTTGCCAAAGACATGCCTTGACTTTGTGAAATGGGTTGCAGGGTATACGATGACCCCAGTTGGGATGATTTTGAAGATGATGCTGCCGGTGAAAAATATTCGTCATCCCGAGTCCGCCGTAGACTTGGCGAAGGTGGATCGCCATGACGACGTTTTGAAGCTGTCCCAGCAACAAACTCAAGCCCTCCAAACCATAGAGCAACACCTCTACAAAAAACCTATATTATTAGATGGTGTAACAGGTTCAGGAAAGACAGAAGTCTATCTAGCATTATGTCAAAAACTCTTGGCAAAAAATAAACAAATCCTGATTCTTTTACCGGAAATTGGGCTAACAGAACAAGTTATCGAGCGTATTGCAAAGAACTTAAATATCAAACCTTTTGTTTGGCATTCCAAAATTACTCCCGCTAAAAAAGAGAAGATCTTTATAAATGCTGTTGCAGGTGTTCCAGGGATTTATATTGGAGCGCGGTCCGCTTTGTTTTTACCCTATAAAAACTTAGATTTGATTGTAGTGGATGAAGAGCATGATGGGTCATATAAACAGGATGAAAAAATTATGTATCACGCGCGGGATATGGCAGTGGTACGTGCGAATATTGAAAAAATTGGTATTTTATTATGTTCTGCAACGCCTTCTATTGAAACAGTTGTGAATGTTCAAAATGGCAAATATGAAGCTGTGAAATTGGGAAGTCGTTATGGAAAAAGCGCGCTTCCTGACATTGAGCTTGTGGATATGAAAGATACAAAAGATTTCATGAGTTCACGGCTGAAAGAGTTGATTCAAAAGGGATTAGATCAAAAGGAACAAACGCTTTTGTTTATGAATCGCAGAGGATATGCCCCCATTTTGTTGTGTAAATCTTGTGGATATAAAAAGAACTGCCCATTTTGCTCAACGCATTTGGTTTTACATAAGGCGCAAAATAAAATCATGTGCCATTACTGTGGATTTAATGAAGATTATAATGAGCCGAAATGTAAGAATTGCCCCCACATAGAGCTCGAACCTTTTGGGTTAGGGATTGAACGGATTTGCGATGAAGTGGAAAAAATATTTCCCCATGCGCGTGTATTGTGTGTGGCAAGTGATCAGATCACATCTGCGTCCAAGTTGAATGAAGTGCGTCGCAAGATTTTAGACCATGAGGTGGATATTATTGTGGGAACGCAGATCTTAGCCAAAGGTCACCACTTTCCCTCTTTGACTTTGGTTGGTGTGTTGGACGCTGATATGGGGTTGCATGGAATTGATTTGCGCAGCACAGAAAAGACCTATCAGATGCTGCACCAGGTTGCAGGGCGCTGTGGTCGTGAAGAGAAAAAGGGTCATGTTGTGATTCAAACTTACAGCGCAGATCACCCGGCGATTATGGCGCTTGCGGCGCATGATCGTGATGCGTTTGAAGAATATGAAATTGAAGATCGTAAACTGTCTAGTATGCCTCCATTTTCTCAATTGGCAACGATCACACTATCGGGAAAGAATTTCCAAAAAGTGAAAGAAACGATATTTAAGTTATATGAAGCATGTCCGGTTAATTCAGATATCAAAGCCTTCAAACCTGCGCCTGCGCCTATACGTCGTTTGAAAATGATGTTTCGTTATCGCATTTTGGTGCATTCTAATCATCCGTCTCCACATGCTTTGCAGCAGTTTATTCATGGATGGTTATCTAAGCAGACTATTCCTGGCTCTTTAAAGTTATTGATTGATATTAATCCATGGAATTTTATGTAA
- a CDS encoding MFS transporter has translation MYIIYAAYFFWSFTTLMIMSTLTIYHETVLNISKLKLGSIQAYATLSMYGTKFFSGLIIDIFKNYKSVLIFGSILSMIARPMFAFVSTPFNIFLVRSFERLTKGVRGSPADAFLTLNTEKKDMGRAIAFKQVAYTAGAIMGSICAAVFLYFFSNDFQTLYKLSIIPGLLATILLFYIEPIEVTQKQSKKKGIEWGQLKQIPSALIFMYFLTYAVCSARFGENFVGHRFHEFGLSTTWIPLVYVIFDLPWLLISLFLSKKLDTSEFKKVFLYGVGFLFLANALLMSTHFHNLVLGCICAGIYAAIIQGVLLMQVAKFTPKDIRGTAFSLYYIVSGLGYFTSFKMTGYLAQTYNTWRAGFLAQAIISFGLILLIIVIPKRFFQEKTS, from the coding sequence GTGTACATTATCTATGCGGCGTATTTTTTCTGGTCATTTACAACGCTTATGATCATGTCAACATTAACCATTTATCATGAAACGGTTTTAAATATCTCTAAACTGAAGCTCGGCTCTATTCAAGCTTACGCAACGCTCAGCATGTACGGAACAAAGTTTTTTTCCGGATTAATTATCGATATTTTTAAAAACTATAAAAGCGTCCTAATATTTGGATCCATCTTATCCATGATTGCGCGGCCTATGTTTGCCTTTGTGTCTACGCCGTTCAATATCTTTCTGGTTCGATCATTTGAACGATTAACCAAAGGTGTGCGAGGATCTCCGGCAGATGCATTTTTAACTCTCAACACAGAAAAAAAAGATATGGGACGTGCTATCGCATTCAAGCAAGTTGCTTATACCGCTGGTGCCATTATGGGTAGTATTTGCGCAGCTGTATTTTTGTATTTTTTCAGCAATGATTTTCAAACATTATACAAGCTCAGCATCATTCCAGGCCTTCTTGCGACAATCTTATTGTTTTATATTGAACCGATTGAAGTGACGCAAAAACAATCTAAGAAAAAAGGTATTGAATGGGGACAGTTAAAACAAATTCCTTCAGCGCTTATCTTCATGTACTTCTTGACCTATGCTGTGTGCTCAGCTCGTTTTGGTGAAAACTTCGTTGGACATCGTTTTCATGAGTTTGGACTTTCAACCACATGGATTCCATTAGTGTACGTGATATTTGATCTTCCGTGGCTTTTAATTTCCCTTTTCTTATCCAAAAAATTAGATACCTCAGAATTTAAAAAAGTGTTTTTATATGGCGTAGGCTTTTTGTTCTTAGCAAACGCATTGCTTATGTCTACACATTTCCACAATCTTGTTTTAGGTTGTATATGCGCAGGTATTTACGCTGCTATCATCCAAGGTGTGTTATTGATGCAGGTAGCAAAATTCACACCAAAAGATATTCGTGGAACAGCATTTTCTTTATATTATATTGTATCAGGACTTGGATACTTCACCTCCTTCAAAATGACAGGTTATTTGGCGCAAACTTATAACACTTGGCGCGCTGGATTTTTAGCGCAAGCGATTATTTCTTTTGGTTTGATTCTTTTGATCATTGTGATTCCAAAACGCTTTTTCCAGGAAAAGACTTCGTAG
- a CDS encoding ABC transporter permease subunit: protein MKFWGLKKRLSIILPPYLFALFFIILPLVSILKISLSETSDSLAPPYSPMFSLTGDFLINIKLCLSHYVDLLTSDFYLYLMLSSLKIALLSTFFALILGYIIAYGIASTTPKYRYILFILVMLPFFTSFLMRVYAWITLLSTYGIINNFLIYIGLITQPLKLLDSTFAVCIGTVYCYLPFMIFPIYTALENIDHAYIEASEDLGAKPFQSFYKILLPLSANGIIAGCTLVFIPVIGEFVIPELLGGSKTVTLGRAIFWEFATNYNWPRTCAMAIFTVIILVLPVMILQRDRNA, encoded by the coding sequence ATGAAATTCTGGGGTTTAAAAAAAAGATTATCTATCATTCTTCCGCCTTATTTATTTGCTTTATTTTTTATTATCCTACCCTTGGTTAGTATCCTGAAAATAAGCCTTTCAGAAACTTCTGACTCTTTAGCGCCTCCCTATAGCCCTATGTTTTCTTTAACAGGTGACTTTTTAATCAATATAAAATTGTGTCTGAGTCATTATGTAGATTTATTGACCAGTGACTTTTATTTGTATCTAATGCTCAGCTCTTTAAAGATTGCACTCCTCTCAACATTTTTCGCGCTTATTCTGGGATACATTATTGCGTATGGCATTGCTAGCACAACGCCTAAATATAGATATATCTTATTTATCTTAGTGATGCTTCCCTTTTTTACATCGTTTTTAATGCGTGTGTATGCTTGGATCACCTTGTTAAGCACCTATGGCATTATCAATAATTTTCTCATTTATATAGGATTGATTACCCAGCCATTAAAGCTTTTAGATTCCACATTTGCTGTTTGTATAGGAACGGTTTATTGCTACCTTCCATTTATGATCTTCCCTATTTACACCGCGTTAGAAAATATCGATCACGCCTATATTGAAGCCTCAGAAGACTTGGGCGCAAAACCATTTCAAAGCTTCTATAAAATCCTCTTGCCATTATCTGCTAATGGAATTATCGCAGGATGCACCCTTGTTTTTATCCCAGTTATTGGAGAATTTGTCATTCCTGAATTGCTAGGAGGATCCAAAACCGTCACCTTAGGTCGTGCAATTTTTTGGGAATTTGCTACAAATTATAACTGGCCACGAACATGTGCGATGGCGATATTTACAGTCATAATTCTCGTGCTACCTGTTATGATTTTGCAAAGGGATAGAAATGCATAA
- the dusB gene encoding tRNA dihydrouridine synthase DusB translates to MLRIGPIKLDSNVILAPMSGVSDLPFRQLVKKLGGDLVVSEMIASQAMIRENQKTLKRADDAMSVQLAGCCPNLMAQAAKMNEDKGAKIIDINMGCPAKKVTNGFAGSALMQDLKLAQKIIEATVKAVKVPVTLKMRTGFNQQNRNAPELAKIAQNEGIQMLTVHGRTRAQFYTGHADWDFIKVVKENVSIPVICNGDIKTFEDAQTALQKSGADGVMVGRGTYGRPWLIGQLIHFFKTGEKLPDPSLSEIKALILEHFEHMLQHYGLQPGLKIARKHLGWYSKGIKNSAIFRSQVNQTESHQDVVDLIERFFTDEA, encoded by the coding sequence ATTCTTCGCATTGGTCCAATAAAACTAGATTCAAACGTTATTCTTGCCCCCATGTCCGGCGTGTCTGATCTGCCATTCCGTCAGTTGGTAAAAAAACTTGGCGGTGATTTGGTTGTATCAGAAATGATTGCTAGTCAGGCAATGATTCGAGAAAATCAAAAAACCTTAAAAAGGGCAGATGACGCCATGTCTGTTCAATTAGCTGGATGCTGCCCAAACCTTATGGCACAAGCTGCAAAAATGAATGAAGACAAAGGTGCAAAAATTATCGATATCAACATGGGCTGTCCAGCCAAAAAAGTTACCAATGGATTTGCTGGCTCTGCTTTAATGCAAGATCTTAAATTAGCTCAGAAAATTATTGAGGCCACAGTAAAGGCTGTAAAAGTACCTGTCACATTAAAAATGCGCACAGGATTTAATCAACAAAATCGCAATGCACCGGAACTTGCAAAAATTGCACAAAATGAAGGCATTCAAATGCTGACAGTTCATGGACGCACGCGAGCACAATTTTATACAGGACATGCGGATTGGGATTTTATCAAAGTTGTGAAAGAAAATGTATCTATCCCCGTAATTTGCAATGGTGACATCAAAACCTTCGAAGATGCGCAAACCGCCCTACAAAAAAGTGGAGCAGATGGTGTGATGGTTGGGCGCGGAACATACGGTCGCCCTTGGCTCATTGGTCAATTGATTCATTTCTTTAAGACAGGCGAAAAACTGCCCGATCCATCTTTGTCTGAAATTAAAGCGTTGATATTGGAGCACTTTGAACATATGCTGCAACATTATGGCTTGCAACCAGGATTAAAGATTGCGAGAAAACATCTAGGCTGGTACAGTAAGGGTATAAAAAATTCTGCCATATTTAGAAGTCAAGTGAATCAAACAGAGTCTCATCAAGACGTGGTGGATTTAATAGAAAGGTTTTTTACAGATGAAGCATAA
- a CDS encoding ComF family protein: protein MLLNTLIPPRCICAQPISHDFLLCGACWKQLNFITHHCNICGTPYDPMVIEPCGGCKKRVAGSPVYGTSLVFYEGLAQTIITHFKYQKRFSHGAFIANHMYKSIKHNPFDAIIPVPMSFRRLLLRGYHHTAILAQHLSRLTEKPLLVNCLKKRHTKTQVDCKDKKERLNNLKHAFYINEKNKTHIEGKKILLVDDVITTGTTIYECAKILKKAGAFHVSFVTFARSRPSS, encoded by the coding sequence GTGCTACTCAACACCTTAATCCCTCCAAGATGTATATGTGCCCAACCTATTTCTCATGATTTTCTTTTGTGTGGAGCATGCTGGAAACAACTTAACTTCATTACCCACCATTGCAACATATGCGGCACACCTTATGACCCTATGGTTATAGAACCCTGCGGTGGATGCAAAAAACGCGTTGCAGGCTCGCCAGTTTATGGCACATCTCTCGTATTTTATGAAGGATTGGCACAAACCATCATTACGCATTTTAAATATCAAAAACGCTTTTCACATGGTGCGTTTATCGCAAATCATATGTATAAAAGCATCAAGCATAACCCTTTTGACGCGATTATACCTGTCCCGATGTCATTCCGCAGGTTATTATTAAGAGGATATCATCATACTGCAATCTTAGCGCAGCACTTGTCTCGCTTAACGGAAAAACCTTTGTTAGTGAACTGTTTAAAGAAACGTCATACCAAAACACAAGTTGACTGCAAAGACAAAAAAGAACGGTTAAATAATTTAAAACATGCATTCTATATCAATGAAAAAAATAAAACACATATTGAAGGAAAAAAAATTCTCCTTGTGGATGATGTTATTACTACAGGCACTACTATATATGAATGCGCAAAGATCCTCAAAAAAGCTGGAGCATTTCATGTGTCGTTTGTAACATTTGCGCGCTCTCGCCCGTCATCCTGA